The following are encoded in a window of Lichenicola cladoniae genomic DNA:
- a CDS encoding ABC transporter permease: MSRLANAGRPMVTLAVLVLVWWIVSRGAAIPSYLLPDPASVARALWSQRTLLMWSTFTTFSETVLGLLIGTLLGASCALAIVFSPFLQRWLMPVLLVSQAVPVFALAPLLVLWFGFGMSSKVVMAVLVIFFPITASLSDGLRRTDQGWIDLARTMNARPLSILRHVRFPAALPAFGSGLRVATAIAPIGAVVGEWVGASSGLGYVMLNANARIQTDVMFAALLVLAMMTILLWTAVDRLLRRLLHWAPDTTGGAG; this comes from the coding sequence ATGAGCCGGTTGGCGAACGCCGGCCGGCCGATGGTCACGCTGGCGGTGCTGGTCCTGGTCTGGTGGATCGTCAGCCGGGGTGCGGCGATCCCATCGTACCTGCTGCCCGACCCCGCATCCGTCGCCCGCGCTCTGTGGAGCCAGCGCACGCTGCTGATGTGGAGCACGTTCACCACCTTCAGCGAGACCGTCCTCGGGCTGCTGATCGGCACGCTGCTGGGAGCCTCGTGCGCGCTGGCGATCGTGTTCTCGCCTTTCCTGCAGCGCTGGCTGATGCCGGTGCTGCTGGTGAGCCAGGCGGTGCCGGTGTTCGCGCTGGCGCCGCTGCTGGTGCTGTGGTTCGGCTTCGGCATGAGCTCGAAGGTGGTGATGGCGGTGCTGGTGATCTTCTTCCCGATCACCGCGTCGCTGTCGGACGGTCTGCGACGGACCGACCAGGGCTGGATCGACCTGGCGCGCACGATGAATGCGCGCCCTCTCTCGATCCTGCGGCATGTGAGGTTTCCGGCCGCCCTGCCCGCGTTCGGCTCCGGGCTGCGCGTGGCGACCGCGATCGCGCCGATCGGGGCGGTGGTGGGCGAATGGGTGGGTGCGTCGTCCGGGCTCGGCTACGTCATGCTGAACGCGAACGCGCGCATCCAGACCGACGTCATGTTCGCAGCCCTTCTGGTTCTGGCGATGATGACCATCCTGTTGTGGACGGCGGTCGACAGGCTGCTGCGGCGGCTGTTGCATTGGGCGCCGGACACCACCGGCGGCGCCGGCTGA
- a CDS encoding ABC transporter transmembrane domain-containing protein, producing MPTPRIGSLGLLLPYMRPYVWRSVGATAALMVAAGLVLALGQGVRRLIDLGFASGSMAHLDRAALLMFIVVAGLAVATFLRFYLVSWLGERIAADLRRDLFERVISLSPSFFETARTGDILTRLTADISVLQALIGSAMSQWLRNAILLVGSLAMLLVTSPKLACLIMLVVPLVLLPLVLFGRRERRLSRSAQDRIADLGAYAEETINALRTVQAFTHEPIDRARFGVEIERSVAAAVQRIRTRATLIFAVILLGFGAIVFSLWVGGRDVIAGRLSGGDLSAFIFYAVLLASSGAQMSELWGELQRAGGAADRLRELLAERPSITAPARPEQLPAKPEGRVSFQDITFRYPARPDTASLSSFSLEMAPGETVALVGPSGAGKTTVLQLLLRFYDPAEGVIRLDGVDISQLSPADLRGRIGIVPQDPVIFSTTAMENIRYGRPGATDAEVRAAGHAAHADFLEDLPEGYHTFLGEKGVRLSGGQRQRVAIARAILRDPPVLLLDEATSALDAESEQAVQAALVTLSRNRTTLVVAHRLATVRNADRIVVIEAGRVVATGTHDSLIRDGGIYARLAGLQFLQAS from the coding sequence ATGCCCACCCCCCGGATCGGCTCGCTCGGCCTGCTCCTGCCCTACATGCGGCCGTACGTCTGGCGCAGTGTCGGGGCGACGGCGGCACTGATGGTTGCGGCCGGACTGGTGCTGGCCCTCGGGCAGGGGGTGCGGCGGCTGATCGATCTCGGCTTCGCGAGCGGCAGCATGGCGCATCTCGATCGCGCGGCGCTGCTGATGTTCATCGTTGTCGCCGGGCTGGCGGTAGCGACCTTCCTGCGCTTCTACCTGGTGTCGTGGCTGGGCGAGCGGATCGCCGCCGACCTGCGGCGCGACCTGTTCGAGCGGGTGATCTCGCTGTCGCCCTCGTTCTTCGAGACCGCAAGGACCGGCGACATCCTGACGCGCCTCACCGCCGACATCTCGGTGCTGCAGGCCTTGATCGGCTCGGCCATGTCACAATGGCTGCGCAACGCGATCCTGCTGGTCGGTTCGCTGGCGATGCTGCTGGTGACCAGCCCCAAGCTCGCCTGCCTGATCATGCTGGTGGTGCCGCTGGTGCTGCTGCCGCTGGTGCTGTTCGGGCGGCGCGAACGCCGGCTGTCCCGTTCGGCGCAGGACCGTATCGCCGACCTTGGCGCCTATGCCGAGGAAACCATCAACGCGCTCCGCACCGTGCAGGCCTTCACCCACGAGCCGATCGACCGCGCCCGGTTCGGGGTCGAGATCGAGCGCTCGGTCGCTGCCGCCGTGCAGCGGATCCGTACGCGGGCGACGCTGATCTTCGCGGTGATCCTGCTCGGTTTCGGGGCAATCGTGTTCAGCCTGTGGGTCGGCGGCCGCGACGTGATCGCCGGGCGGCTCAGTGGCGGGGACCTCTCCGCCTTCATCTTCTATGCCGTGCTGCTGGCCAGTTCCGGCGCGCAGATGAGCGAGCTCTGGGGGGAATTGCAGCGAGCCGGAGGCGCCGCGGACCGCCTGCGCGAACTGCTCGCCGAGCGTCCCTCCATCACGGCACCCGCCCGCCCGGAGCAACTGCCGGCGAAGCCCGAGGGCCGGGTCAGCTTCCAGGATATCACCTTCCGTTATCCTGCCCGTCCGGATACCGCGTCATTGTCGAGTTTCTCGCTGGAGATGGCGCCGGGTGAAACCGTGGCACTGGTCGGTCCCTCGGGTGCCGGCAAGACGACCGTGCTGCAACTGCTGCTCCGCTTCTACGATCCGGCCGAGGGCGTTATCCGGCTGGACGGGGTGGATATCTCGCAGCTGTCGCCCGCCGACCTGCGCGGCCGGATCGGCATCGTGCCGCAGGATCCGGTGATCTTCAGCACCACCGCGATGGAGAACATCCGCTACGGCCGCCCCGGCGCCACCGATGCCGAGGTGCGTGCTGCCGGCCATGCCGCGCATGCCGACTTTCTCGAGGATCTGCCCGAGGGATACCACACGTTCCTCGGCGAGAAGGGCGTCCGCCTGTCGGGCGGCCAGCGCCAGCGCGTCGCCATCGCCCGTGCGATCCTGCGCGATCCGCCGGTATTGCTGCTGGACGAGGCGACCAGTGCGCTGGATGCCGAATCGGAACAGGCCGTGCAGGCGGCGCTCGTGACCCTGTCCCGCAACCGCACCACGCTGGTGGTCGCCCACCGGCTGGCCACGGTCCGCAATGCCGACCGGATCGTGGTGATCGAGGCCGGCCGCGTGGTCGCCACCGGCACCCATGACAGCCTCATCCGCGACGGCGGCATCTACGCGCGGCTGGCCGGGCTGCAGTTCCTCCAGGCGAGTTGA
- a CDS encoding methyl-accepting chemotaxis protein, with the protein MPEASPSRGQAAKSPLRPMDSSPERVLALADEAASIAAAKGRAITEITVRTRILALNATIEAARAGPAGRGFAVVADAVRSVSSEVGRLAAEMETELANSLGELREVGARMIAETRGERLVDLAFNAVEIMDRNLYERSCDVRWWATDAAMVAVAGNPGAEAASHARERLKVILSSYTVYLDLWICGLDGRILAHGRPDRFPGVAALDVSRESWFGKAMKAASGETFAVADVTACTGLNGALVATYAAAIREAGSSRGRIIGVLGIHFDWSPQAQAIVNGARLGPHEKRRTRVLLLDAGHRVLAASDRTGVLSEIVALETKGAEAGSYRGSDGGMVAFHRTPGYETYRGLGWYGVILQRPSGAAS; encoded by the coding sequence ATGCCAGAAGCCTCACCGTCCCGCGGCCAGGCGGCGAAATCGCCGTTGAGACCGATGGACAGTTCGCCGGAGCGGGTGCTTGCCCTTGCCGACGAGGCCGCCTCGATTGCAGCGGCGAAGGGACGGGCGATTACCGAGATCACCGTCCGGACACGCATCCTGGCCCTGAACGCTACCATCGAAGCGGCGCGGGCCGGGCCGGCCGGCAGGGGTTTCGCGGTCGTTGCCGACGCGGTCAGATCGGTTTCGAGCGAAGTCGGCCGGCTTGCCGCCGAGATGGAGACGGAGCTGGCCAATTCGCTCGGCGAGCTCAGGGAGGTGGGGGCCCGCATGATCGCGGAAACACGCGGCGAACGGCTCGTGGACCTCGCCTTCAACGCCGTCGAGATCATGGATCGCAACCTCTACGAACGGTCCTGCGACGTACGCTGGTGGGCGACGGACGCGGCGATGGTTGCGGTGGCGGGCAATCCCGGCGCCGAGGCTGCTTCCCATGCCCGGGAACGGCTCAAGGTGATCCTGTCGTCCTACACGGTCTATCTCGATCTCTGGATTTGCGGGCTCGATGGCCGGATCCTGGCGCATGGCAGGCCGGATCGCTTCCCCGGCGTCGCGGCGCTGGACGTGTCCCGGGAGAGCTGGTTCGGCAAGGCGATGAAAGCCGCGAGCGGCGAGACATTCGCGGTGGCGGATGTCACGGCCTGCACCGGCCTGAACGGCGCCCTGGTCGCGACCTATGCGGCGGCGATCCGGGAGGCAGGCTCGTCGCGTGGCCGGATCATCGGTGTGCTCGGCATCCATTTCGACTGGTCGCCCCAGGCCCAGGCGATCGTAAACGGGGCCCGCCTCGGCCCGCATGAGAAACGGCGCACGCGGGTCCTGTTGCTGGACGCCGGACATCGCGTCCTGGCTGCGAGCGACCGGACCGGAGTGCTGAGCGAGATCGTGGCGCTCGAGACGAAGGGCGCGGAGGCCGGGAGCTATCGAGGCAGCGACGGCGGCATGGTCGCCTTCCATCGCACGCCCGGCTACGAAACGTATCGCGGGCTTGGATGGTATGGGGTCATCCTGCAGCGGCCGTCCGGAGCCGCCTCTTGA
- a CDS encoding TetR/AcrR family transcriptional regulator encodes MARSPTHNVRERLLDAGVTTFSRSGFHGSSVQDITDAAGVPKGSFYNHFESKEALGVAALDQYWSDDAGDRLKILGQPGLAPLERLRHYFERATVDLAAKNYTCGCLAANMTAEISDHSPAIASQLSAIFATWSSQIADCLGEAQVAGELRPSVDAGMLATFVLNAWEGAVLRARIEKGERPLRQFIDVLFTQLLR; translated from the coding sequence ATGGCTCGATCTCCGACGCACAATGTCCGTGAGCGGCTCCTCGATGCCGGCGTCACGACCTTCAGCAGGTCCGGCTTCCACGGGTCCAGCGTCCAGGACATCACGGACGCTGCGGGCGTGCCGAAAGGCTCGTTCTACAATCATTTCGAGAGCAAGGAAGCGCTCGGGGTAGCCGCGTTGGATCAGTACTGGTCCGATGATGCAGGCGACCGGCTCAAGATCCTGGGTCAGCCCGGCTTGGCGCCTCTCGAACGCCTCAGGCACTATTTCGAACGGGCAACCGTCGATCTGGCGGCCAAGAACTACACCTGCGGCTGCCTGGCCGCGAACATGACCGCCGAGATTTCGGACCATAGTCCGGCGATCGCCAGTCAGCTTTCCGCCATCTTCGCGACCTGGAGCAGCCAGATCGCCGATTGTCTCGGCGAAGCCCAGGTGGCCGGCGAGCTCCGGCCATCGGTGGATGCCGGCATGCTGGCGACGTTCGTGCTCAATGCCTGGGAAGGTGCCGTCCTCCGCGCCCGGATCGAGAAGGGCGAACGCCCGCTCCGGCAGTTCATCGATGTGCTGTTCACGCAGCTCCTGCGCTAA